A part of Podarcis raffonei isolate rPodRaf1 chromosome 12, rPodRaf1.pri, whole genome shotgun sequence genomic DNA contains:
- the JMJD4 gene encoding 2-oxoglutarate and iron-dependent oxygenase JMJD4 isoform X1: MDRDTFAYSTKFFRDYSGPTRGASCQSHEHVDYIEKPEIFTYADFFKDYLIPNDPCVFSAKFTEGWGSRRKWVTPDGKPNFEYLLRTFGEAVVPVANCDVKEYNSNPKEHLKLKEYISYWREHIKKSYRSPRGCLYLKDWHLHRAFAEQDVYTTPIYFSSDWLNEYWDAISVDDYRFVYMGPKGSWTPFHADVFRSYSWSANICGKKKWLVFPPGQEEFLRDRHGHLPFDITAPDLKKSNLYPRFAQSSPPVEIIQEAGEIVFIPSGWHHQVYNLEDTISINHNWVNGCNVAIMWSFLQDELAAVQREIREWRDSMEDWHLQCQVLMKSYTGIDYKEFYNFLKIIAENRIYVLENHHSEEDASKHSYRAAISGLGMLHAVFDLKRTAKVLTSLNANEEFKKLNPETLSPPPQALLHRLKAAIDTALL, translated from the exons ATGGACAGGGACACTTTTGCTTACTCCACCAAGTTTTTTCGCGATTATAGCGGCCCAACTCGGGGTGCAAGCTGCCAATCCCACGAACATGTTGACTACATCGAGAAGCCAGAAATATTCACTTATGCAGACTTTTTCAAGGATTACTTGATCCCCAATGACCCTTGTGTGTTCTCTGCCAAGTTCACTGAGGGCTGGGGCAGCAGGAGGAAGTGGGTGACTCCTGATGGGAAGCCTAACTTTGAGTATCTTCTGCGGACTTTTG GGGAAGCTGTAGTACCCGTTGCCAACTGTGATGTCAAGGAATACAATTCTAACCCAAAGGAACATCTTAAACTCAAGGAATACATAAGTTATTGGAGAGAACACATTAAAAAAAGCTACCGGTCGCCCCGGGGGTGCCTTTACCTCAAGGACTGGCACCTGCACAG GGCTTTCGCGGAGCAAGATGTTTACACCACTCCCATCTATTTCTCATCTGACTGGCTGAATGAATACTGGGATGCCATATCAGTGGACGACTATCGCTTTGTCTACATGGGACCTAAAGGCTCATG GACTCCATTTCACGCAGATGTCTTCCGCTCCTACAGCTGGTCGGCCAACATTTGCGGGAAAAAGAAATGGCTTGTCTTCCCCCCGGGGCAGGAGGAGTTCCTCCGCGATCGCCATGGTCACTTGCCCTTTGACATCACTGCACCTGACTTGAAGAAGAGCAACCTTTACCCTCGCTTTGCCCAAAGCAGCCCTCCTGTTGAAATCATACAGGAAGCTGGAGAGATTGTCTTCATCCCGAGCGGATGGCACCATCAGGTTTACAATTTG GAGGATACCATCTCCATCAACCACAACTGGGTGAATGGATGCAATGTAGCCATCATGTGGAGCTTCCTCCAAGACGAACTAGCTGCTGTCCAGCGGGAGATCAGAGAATGGAGAGACAGCATGGAGGACTGGCACCTGCAATGCCAG GTGCTGATGAAGTCTTACACAGGAATCGACTACAAGGAATTCTACAACTTCCTCAAAATCATTGCAGAAAACCGGATTTATGTCCTTGAAAACCACCATTCTGAAGAAGATGCCTCCAAGCATTCGTACAGAGCTGCCATCTCCGGCCTGGGAATGCTGCATGCGGTCTTTGACTTGAAAAGGACTGCAAAGGTCTTGACCTCTTTGAATGCCAATGAGGAATTCAAGAAACTGAACCCAGagaccctttcccctcctcctcaggCGCTGCTGCACCGCCTGAAAGCAGCGATAGATACAGCCCTCCTCTAG
- the JMJD4 gene encoding 2-oxoglutarate and iron-dependent oxygenase JMJD4 isoform X3 gives MGSLTLSIFCGLLGISYFPIWAQRVYIAGEAVVPVANCDVKEYNSNPKEHLKLKEYISYWREHIKKSYRSPRGCLYLKDWHLHRAFAEQDVYTTPIYFSSDWLNEYWDAISVDDYRFVYMGPKGSWTPFHADVFRSYSWSANICGKKKWLVFPPGQEEFLRDRHGHLPFDITAPDLKKSNLYPRFAQSSPPVEIIQEAGEIVFIPSGWHHQVYNLEDTISINHNWVNGCNVAIMWSFLQDELAAVQREIREWRDSMEDWHLQCQVLMKSYTGIDYKEFYNFLKIIAENRIYVLENHHSEEDASKHSYRAAISGLGMLHAVFDLKRTAKVLTSLNANEEFKKLNPETLSPPPQALLHRLKAAIDTALL, from the exons ATGGGAAGCCTAACTTTGAGTATCTTCTGCGGACTTTTG GGCATCAGTTATTTTCCCATATGGGCTCAAAGGGTTTATATTGCAGGGGAAGCTGTAGTACCCGTTGCCAACTGTGATGTCAAGGAATACAATTCTAACCCAAAGGAACATCTTAAACTCAAGGAATACATAAGTTATTGGAGAGAACACATTAAAAAAAGCTACCGGTCGCCCCGGGGGTGCCTTTACCTCAAGGACTGGCACCTGCACAG GGCTTTCGCGGAGCAAGATGTTTACACCACTCCCATCTATTTCTCATCTGACTGGCTGAATGAATACTGGGATGCCATATCAGTGGACGACTATCGCTTTGTCTACATGGGACCTAAAGGCTCATG GACTCCATTTCACGCAGATGTCTTCCGCTCCTACAGCTGGTCGGCCAACATTTGCGGGAAAAAGAAATGGCTTGTCTTCCCCCCGGGGCAGGAGGAGTTCCTCCGCGATCGCCATGGTCACTTGCCCTTTGACATCACTGCACCTGACTTGAAGAAGAGCAACCTTTACCCTCGCTTTGCCCAAAGCAGCCCTCCTGTTGAAATCATACAGGAAGCTGGAGAGATTGTCTTCATCCCGAGCGGATGGCACCATCAGGTTTACAATTTG GAGGATACCATCTCCATCAACCACAACTGGGTGAATGGATGCAATGTAGCCATCATGTGGAGCTTCCTCCAAGACGAACTAGCTGCTGTCCAGCGGGAGATCAGAGAATGGAGAGACAGCATGGAGGACTGGCACCTGCAATGCCAG GTGCTGATGAAGTCTTACACAGGAATCGACTACAAGGAATTCTACAACTTCCTCAAAATCATTGCAGAAAACCGGATTTATGTCCTTGAAAACCACCATTCTGAAGAAGATGCCTCCAAGCATTCGTACAGAGCTGCCATCTCCGGCCTGGGAATGCTGCATGCGGTCTTTGACTTGAAAAGGACTGCAAAGGTCTTGACCTCTTTGAATGCCAATGAGGAATTCAAGAAACTGAACCCAGagaccctttcccctcctcctcaggCGCTGCTGCACCGCCTGAAAGCAGCGATAGATACAGCCCTCCTCTAG
- the JMJD4 gene encoding 2-oxoglutarate and iron-dependent oxygenase JMJD4 isoform X2 — MRFALGAPSEGRSGGGGGGSSRNLEPALEGGEAVVPVANCDVKEYNSNPKEHLKLKEYISYWREHIKKSYRSPRGCLYLKDWHLHRAFAEQDVYTTPIYFSSDWLNEYWDAISVDDYRFVYMGPKGSWTPFHADVFRSYSWSANICGKKKWLVFPPGQEEFLRDRHGHLPFDITAPDLKKSNLYPRFAQSSPPVEIIQEAGEIVFIPSGWHHQVYNLEDTISINHNWVNGCNVAIMWSFLQDELAAVQREIREWRDSMEDWHLQCQVLMKSYTGIDYKEFYNFLKIIAENRIYVLENHHSEEDASKHSYRAAISGLGMLHAVFDLKRTAKVLTSLNANEEFKKLNPETLSPPPQALLHRLKAAIDTALL, encoded by the exons ATGCGCTTCGCTTTGGGCGCTCCCTCTGAGggaagaagcggcggcggcggcggcggcagcagcaggaacctCGAGCCGGCTCTGGAGGGGG GGGAAGCTGTAGTACCCGTTGCCAACTGTGATGTCAAGGAATACAATTCTAACCCAAAGGAACATCTTAAACTCAAGGAATACATAAGTTATTGGAGAGAACACATTAAAAAAAGCTACCGGTCGCCCCGGGGGTGCCTTTACCTCAAGGACTGGCACCTGCACAG GGCTTTCGCGGAGCAAGATGTTTACACCACTCCCATCTATTTCTCATCTGACTGGCTGAATGAATACTGGGATGCCATATCAGTGGACGACTATCGCTTTGTCTACATGGGACCTAAAGGCTCATG GACTCCATTTCACGCAGATGTCTTCCGCTCCTACAGCTGGTCGGCCAACATTTGCGGGAAAAAGAAATGGCTTGTCTTCCCCCCGGGGCAGGAGGAGTTCCTCCGCGATCGCCATGGTCACTTGCCCTTTGACATCACTGCACCTGACTTGAAGAAGAGCAACCTTTACCCTCGCTTTGCCCAAAGCAGCCCTCCTGTTGAAATCATACAGGAAGCTGGAGAGATTGTCTTCATCCCGAGCGGATGGCACCATCAGGTTTACAATTTG GAGGATACCATCTCCATCAACCACAACTGGGTGAATGGATGCAATGTAGCCATCATGTGGAGCTTCCTCCAAGACGAACTAGCTGCTGTCCAGCGGGAGATCAGAGAATGGAGAGACAGCATGGAGGACTGGCACCTGCAATGCCAG GTGCTGATGAAGTCTTACACAGGAATCGACTACAAGGAATTCTACAACTTCCTCAAAATCATTGCAGAAAACCGGATTTATGTCCTTGAAAACCACCATTCTGAAGAAGATGCCTCCAAGCATTCGTACAGAGCTGCCATCTCCGGCCTGGGAATGCTGCATGCGGTCTTTGACTTGAAAAGGACTGCAAAGGTCTTGACCTCTTTGAATGCCAATGAGGAATTCAAGAAACTGAACCCAGagaccctttcccctcctcctcaggCGCTGCTGCACCGCCTGAAAGCAGCGATAGATACAGCCCTCCTCTAG